A part of Citrifermentans bremense genomic DNA contains:
- a CDS encoding YifB family Mg chelatase-like AAA ATPase — MLAKVLSSALVGIDAILIDVEVDIAQGLPQLATVGLPDNAVKESKDRVKAALKNSGYDFPNRKITVNLAPADVKKEGASFDLPISIGILAATGAIREEQLQRYILLGELSLDGGVKPVRGCLSVAVAAREAGLSGIIIPAENVAEGGVVEGVEVIGVTDLSQVVGFLNGQAEIAPYRADIAALFGQGGEAGDDFCEVKGQEHAKRALEVAAAGSHNLLMIGPPGSGKTMLARRIPSILPPMLFEEAIETTKVYSVMGLLERDHALISSRPFRSPHHTISDVGLIGGSNTPKPGEVSLSHNGVLFLDELPEFKKHVLEVLRQPMEDGRVTISRALSSVTYPSRIMLVAAMNPCPCGYLADPVHLCSCTPLMIQRYRSRISGPLLDRIDIHIEVPAVKYRELSDRGESEGSVEIAARVARSHDVQKERFKGTKVRCNAQMTARMIRKFCETDAAGSRMLEVVTDRLGLSARSYTRILKVARSIADLDGSESIKEHHISEAIQYRSLDRKTG, encoded by the coding sequence ATGCTAGCCAAGGTTCTCTCCAGCGCTCTGGTCGGAATTGATGCCATCCTCATCGACGTGGAGGTGGACATCGCCCAAGGGCTGCCTCAACTGGCCACCGTGGGGCTTCCCGACAACGCGGTAAAGGAGAGCAAGGACCGGGTCAAGGCGGCACTGAAGAACTCCGGCTACGATTTCCCCAACCGCAAGATCACCGTAAACCTCGCCCCCGCCGACGTGAAGAAGGAAGGGGCCTCCTTCGATCTCCCCATCTCCATAGGGATACTGGCCGCAACCGGCGCCATCAGGGAAGAGCAGCTTCAGCGCTACATCCTCCTGGGAGAGCTCTCGCTGGACGGAGGTGTGAAACCGGTGCGTGGCTGCCTCTCCGTAGCGGTCGCCGCGCGCGAGGCGGGGCTTTCCGGCATCATCATCCCGGCAGAGAACGTCGCCGAGGGGGGAGTGGTCGAGGGGGTCGAGGTGATAGGGGTCACTGACCTCTCCCAGGTCGTCGGCTTTCTGAACGGCCAGGCGGAGATAGCACCTTACCGCGCGGACATTGCGGCCCTGTTCGGCCAGGGGGGAGAGGCAGGCGACGATTTTTGCGAGGTGAAGGGGCAGGAGCATGCCAAGCGCGCACTCGAAGTGGCCGCAGCCGGAAGCCACAACCTGCTCATGATAGGTCCTCCTGGATCGGGAAAGACCATGCTGGCGCGGCGCATCCCCTCTATCCTCCCACCCATGCTTTTCGAGGAGGCGATCGAGACCACCAAGGTCTACAGCGTGATGGGGCTTTTGGAGCGGGACCATGCGCTCATCTCCAGCAGGCCCTTTCGATCCCCGCACCACACCATCTCCGACGTGGGGCTGATCGGCGGCAGCAACACCCCCAAGCCCGGCGAGGTGTCGCTCTCCCACAACGGCGTCCTTTTTCTCGACGAGTTGCCCGAGTTCAAGAAGCACGTGCTGGAGGTGCTGCGGCAGCCGATGGAGGACGGCAGGGTAACCATCTCCCGCGCCCTCTCCTCGGTCACCTACCCGAGCCGCATCATGCTGGTCGCCGCGATGAACCCATGTCCCTGCGGCTATCTCGCCGACCCGGTGCACCTCTGTTCCTGCACCCCCCTAATGATCCAGCGCTACCGCTCACGCATATCGGGTCCACTCCTCGATCGCATCGACATCCACATCGAGGTTCCAGCAGTGAAATACCGCGAACTGTCGGACCGGGGGGAGAGCGAGGGCTCGGTCGAGATCGCCGCGCGCGTCGCCCGCTCCCACGACGTGCAGAAGGAGCGCTTCAAGGGGACGAAGGTGCGCTGCAACGCCCAGATGACGGCGAGGATGATCCGCAAGTTCTGCGAGACCGACGCGGCTGGGAGCCGGATGCTCGAGGTGGTCACCGACCGTCTTGGCCTGTCGGCCCGAAGCTACACCAGGATCCTCAAGGTCGCCCGCAGCATCGCTGATCTGGACGGCAGCGAATCCATCAAGGAACACCACATCTCCGAGGCGATCCAGTACAGGAGCCTGGACCGGAAAACGGGATGA
- a CDS encoding helix-turn-helix domain-containing protein — protein MRPEDAFGKVLRDLRVKSGLSQEKLALEANLDRTFISLLERGLRQPSLVTILEISKILKVPAAHLVELAEAEMKK, from the coding sequence GTGAGACCTGAAGACGCGTTTGGCAAAGTATTGCGAGATCTTCGCGTGAAAAGTGGCCTTTCGCAGGAAAAGCTGGCCTTGGAAGCGAACTTAGATAGAACGTTTATATCCCTACTAGAGCGGGGCTTGAGGCAACCATCATTAGTCACTATTTTGGAAATATCAAAAATACTAAAAGTTCCTGCTGCGCATCTTGTTGAACTAGCAGAAGCAGAAATGAAGAAATAA
- the ilvA gene encoding threonine ammonia-lyase: MLDYNLIVDAAQRLKKRVRRTELIHAQHFSERLGLPLYFKCENLQRTGAFKIRGALNFMTAQPRQALAGGVITASAGNHAQGVAFSADLLGVKAVVYMPESTPPQKVFATRDYGAEVVLEGRNFDEACAAALRQAKATGALFVHPFNDPLVMAGQGTIGLELLEDLPDLANVLVPVGGGGLIAGIARAIKETNPQVRIIGVEAAAAPSMHQALHKGEVVTVPIRASLADGIAVKTAGSDTFPVVKEYVDEIVLVDEEEIALAIVSLMERNKLMVEAAGAVGLAALLNGKVKRISGKTVALLSGGNIDVKTIAVVVERGLLAAGRYLKLKIELDDVPGALARLATEIAEARANISIITHDRRSESLPIGKTEVLVELETRGAEHIQDVIRHLNKQDYLLEVIK; encoded by the coding sequence ATGCTTGATTACAACCTGATCGTCGACGCAGCCCAGAGACTCAAGAAAAGGGTGCGCCGCACGGAACTGATCCATGCTCAGCATTTCAGCGAGCGGCTCGGCCTCCCCCTTTACTTCAAATGCGAGAACCTGCAGCGCACCGGCGCCTTCAAGATACGCGGCGCACTCAACTTCATGACGGCGCAGCCGCGTCAGGCTCTGGCGGGCGGCGTCATCACCGCCTCGGCAGGAAACCACGCACAGGGAGTTGCCTTCTCCGCCGATCTCCTCGGGGTGAAGGCGGTGGTCTACATGCCGGAGAGCACACCGCCGCAGAAGGTATTCGCCACCCGCGATTACGGCGCGGAGGTCGTTTTGGAGGGGAGGAACTTCGACGAGGCGTGTGCCGCCGCCCTGAGGCAGGCCAAGGCTACCGGAGCACTTTTCGTGCACCCATTCAACGATCCCTTGGTGATGGCGGGACAGGGAACCATCGGGCTTGAGCTGCTCGAGGATCTCCCGGATCTCGCCAACGTGCTGGTCCCGGTGGGAGGGGGAGGATTGATTGCAGGCATCGCCCGCGCCATCAAGGAGACCAACCCGCAGGTGCGGATCATCGGTGTCGAGGCCGCCGCAGCCCCTTCGATGCACCAGGCGCTGCACAAAGGGGAAGTCGTGACGGTCCCGATACGGGCTAGCCTCGCCGACGGTATCGCGGTCAAGACCGCGGGAAGCGACACCTTTCCGGTAGTAAAGGAGTACGTGGACGAGATCGTCCTGGTAGACGAGGAGGAGATCGCACTCGCCATCGTCTCTCTCATGGAACGGAACAAGCTGATGGTGGAGGCTGCCGGCGCGGTAGGGCTTGCTGCGCTTTTGAACGGCAAGGTGAAGCGGATCTCCGGGAAGACGGTGGCGCTTCTTTCGGGTGGTAACATCGACGTGAAGACCATAGCCGTGGTCGTGGAGCGGGGTCTTTTGGCTGCGGGGCGCTACCTGAAGCTCAAGATCGAGCTGGACGACGTTCCCGGCGCGCTGGCGCGGCTCGCCACCGAGATCGCCGAGGCGCGGGCCAACATATCCATCATCACCCATGACCGCCGCTCCGAGTCGCTTCCCATAGGGAAGACCGAGGTGCTGGTCGAGTTGGAGACCAGGGGGGCTGAGCATATCCAGGATGTGATCAGGCACCTGAATAAGCAAGATTACCTGCTGGAAGTCATCAAATAA
- a CDS encoding ATP-binding protein: protein MRTILRSECGYAKLPPAVLTISSRLTVADGGIDAEINIPSGIVLPNDCIFQQGLTGFQIKSGTTFKPWTPSAIRSELLNSKGELCPEVERLIRRRGRYTLVCTGHDLTPEQRNDSRHHITLVLAEVGVEGYEDLVEVFGASQIAEFAERYPGTASLLAIDPIQEAWVLDEWQRDAHMANFFEASPEQDQLIAQIRAGLQKETKHLRILGEPGLGKTRIVLEAVKDVDIAPYVLYIQHGSQFGQTRLFRQLLKCGYDKPLIVVIDELAESDLSDIWRHLKPRCGSLKIVSLDHGRDESHDEEIVRLNAPRLPDETIKKILVRGVGDSREIDRWVAICEGSPRVAQAVADNLRANPGDLLKSPATVPIWTRFLHGYGIRDEGSARQVDCVTQHLALFSRFGYEAPVGKEAEYIAELIRENDPTIGWALFQEIVQSLRARRVLQGSRTLFFVPKALHIYLWKQFWERYGRGFDFTQTFDKMPESLHAWFMNMFKFAEGTATAHIIDDILRPEGIFSKREALMSMKGSQFPSILAEANPSAVLRLLEATIGRWTDQELLAFEDNRQNLVWALEKIAVWPTLTVRAIQVLGRLAVNENANYSNNSTGTLIGLFHIGPEAAATESSPEARLPAMLKLLHAPRDAERLLGLKAIRAALDSRGMGFRIVGPEYQGLRERAKLWTPTTYGEWWQAKFVYFQTLVDETRKWPPSLQTEVCETLLEAVEQQITTPPCTELAFQVLNLLVDDPAMSPEKLNAFFWHWREYQDDGKHPEITTRLSCLERRYTRRDLASRFQRYVIDVDWMEWDDDFRERHNKVRNRAKPLVNALARRIATHPEKLNQIQHLLSPAKNSPALWHFGAQLAQNDRSRELLLSLIKLALETKHQVCLHGYLSVVQLSDPDFYAATVACFFDTESTAWLGATIALHSAYDDGLFVKCQDALEKNWIDPYLFQVLRYGRAIESVPPERVMRLLCQLHDHGGQDSLSLLIDLLESIPFNDSSQFNPDFVFGVVSRSIPDEESRNVMRGYHWKNVCLKLIKWDRSRALSMLDCLLAKMGTVYRLSYDHNVVPLANEIVKANPAGAWKIVKTHFEGALPKWRNDLFGWLKGGLSGFNEEGTKGAIADLPISEIIEWIEEDPSSRASLIAHAAPGTLDEDKGGRLTRELLYRYVECDGVQSGISASFHSGGWTGPTSDYLKRKRDKLRTWLAAGFEFEVTQWIENEVEYLDRRIEHEETNEERSRFD from the coding sequence ATGCGCACCATTCTTCGATCTGAATGTGGTTACGCAAAATTGCCCCCAGCTGTATTGACGATCTCTTCTCGACTCACGGTCGCGGATGGCGGTATCGATGCGGAAATCAATATTCCCTCCGGTATTGTGCTTCCAAATGATTGCATTTTTCAGCAGGGACTTACTGGATTCCAAATTAAATCCGGAACAACGTTCAAGCCTTGGACGCCAAGCGCCATTCGTAGCGAATTGCTCAACAGCAAAGGAGAGCTATGCCCTGAGGTAGAGCGTCTCATTCGCCGTCGTGGACGCTACACACTTGTTTGCACTGGTCATGACCTGACTCCGGAACAGCGTAACGATTCGCGGCACCACATTACTCTTGTATTAGCCGAGGTGGGTGTCGAAGGATACGAAGATCTGGTTGAGGTTTTCGGTGCAAGTCAAATTGCCGAATTTGCCGAGCGTTATCCAGGGACAGCATCCCTTCTGGCAATCGACCCAATTCAGGAAGCTTGGGTACTCGATGAGTGGCAGCGTGACGCACATATGGCAAACTTCTTCGAAGCATCACCAGAGCAGGATCAATTGATTGCCCAAATACGTGCAGGCTTACAAAAGGAAACCAAACATTTACGTATTCTGGGTGAGCCAGGTCTGGGCAAGACACGAATTGTGCTTGAGGCTGTCAAGGACGTGGATATTGCACCCTATGTGCTTTACATACAGCACGGGTCACAGTTTGGGCAGACGAGGCTCTTCCGCCAGTTACTGAAATGCGGTTACGACAAACCGCTTATAGTTGTCATAGACGAACTTGCAGAGTCTGATCTGTCAGATATTTGGAGACACTTAAAACCTCGTTGCGGTAGCCTGAAGATAGTGTCGCTTGATCATGGGAGAGACGAAAGTCACGACGAAGAAATTGTTAGACTGAATGCCCCGCGCCTACCTGATGAGACGATAAAAAAGATACTTGTTCGCGGAGTTGGCGACTCACGTGAGATCGATCGATGGGTTGCGATTTGCGAAGGTTCGCCTCGGGTTGCACAGGCGGTTGCAGATAACTTAAGAGCAAATCCAGGTGACCTTCTGAAATCCCCAGCCACAGTACCAATTTGGACCAGATTTCTACATGGCTACGGCATCCGGGATGAAGGTTCCGCGAGACAAGTCGACTGTGTGACACAACATCTAGCACTATTTAGCAGATTTGGGTACGAAGCCCCCGTAGGGAAAGAAGCAGAGTACATAGCTGAACTCATTCGCGAAAATGATCCAACTATTGGATGGGCGCTTTTCCAGGAGATTGTCCAAAGCCTACGTGCACGAAGGGTGCTACAGGGGAGCAGAACGCTCTTCTTTGTGCCCAAAGCCCTACACATTTACTTGTGGAAGCAGTTTTGGGAGCGCTATGGGCGAGGATTCGACTTCACTCAAACCTTCGACAAGATGCCGGAGTCTTTACACGCTTGGTTCATGAACATGTTCAAGTTCGCAGAGGGTACGGCAACAGCGCACATAATTGACGACATCCTTAGACCAGAAGGCATTTTTTCTAAACGCGAAGCGTTAATGTCGATGAAAGGTTCTCAATTTCCCTCAATTTTGGCCGAAGCCAATCCATCTGCTGTGCTGCGGCTTCTGGAAGCGACAATCGGCAGATGGACGGATCAGGAGCTTCTAGCTTTCGAGGATAATCGGCAAAATCTAGTCTGGGCGCTCGAAAAGATCGCCGTTTGGCCAACGCTTACCGTCAGGGCTATCCAAGTGCTAGGGCGTCTCGCTGTCAACGAGAATGCCAATTACTCCAACAACTCCACGGGCACCTTGATTGGATTATTTCACATTGGTCCTGAGGCAGCTGCTACCGAATCGAGTCCCGAAGCCCGACTTCCGGCAATGCTCAAGCTTCTTCATGCTCCTCGTGATGCAGAACGTCTTCTTGGGCTCAAAGCGATTCGTGCGGCCCTCGACAGTCGTGGCATGGGCTTCCGGATTGTCGGGCCTGAGTATCAAGGGCTACGGGAGAGAGCAAAACTCTGGACACCTACGACATACGGAGAGTGGTGGCAAGCCAAGTTCGTCTATTTCCAGACGCTGGTTGATGAGACCCGGAAATGGCCGCCTTCCCTGCAAACTGAAGTTTGCGAGACCTTGCTGGAAGCCGTAGAACAGCAAATTACAACCCCACCATGTACCGAGTTGGCGTTTCAAGTCCTCAATCTACTTGTGGATGATCCTGCGATGTCGCCAGAGAAGCTGAATGCCTTCTTTTGGCATTGGAGGGAGTATCAAGACGATGGCAAGCACCCAGAAATCACCACGAGGCTTAGCTGCCTTGAGCGTCGTTACACAAGGCGTGACTTAGCGAGCCGGTTTCAACGCTACGTAATCGATGTGGACTGGATGGAATGGGACGACGACTTTCGCGAGCGGCACAACAAGGTCAGGAACCGTGCGAAGCCACTGGTTAACGCTTTGGCTCGCCGCATCGCAACGCATCCCGAGAAGTTGAATCAGATTCAGCACCTCCTGTCGCCAGCGAAAAATTCGCCTGCACTGTGGCATTTCGGAGCACAGTTGGCACAGAACGATAGGTCTCGAGAGTTGCTACTCTCACTCATTAAGTTGGCACTGGAAACAAAACACCAAGTGTGTCTGCATGGCTACCTTTCTGTAGTCCAACTAAGCGATCCAGATTTTTATGCCGCAACAGTGGCATGCTTTTTTGACACAGAGAGTACAGCATGGCTTGGTGCAACTATTGCGCTCCATTCAGCTTATGATGATGGGCTGTTCGTTAAGTGTCAGGATGCATTAGAAAAGAATTGGATCGATCCATATCTATTTCAGGTGTTGCGATATGGTAGGGCCATCGAATCGGTCCCCCCTGAAAGAGTTATGCGTCTGCTATGTCAACTGCACGACCATGGAGGACAGGACTCGCTGTCCCTGCTGATTGATCTACTGGAGTCTATCCCGTTCAACGATTCATCGCAGTTCAATCCAGATTTCGTGTTCGGGGTCGTGTCTAGATCCATTCCTGACGAGGAGAGCCGAAATGTAATGCGCGGCTACCACTGGAAAAATGTCTGCTTAAAACTGATCAAGTGGGACCGGAGTCGTGCCCTTTCTATGCTGGATTGTTTGCTTGCTAAAATGGGCACAGTCTACCGCCTGAGCTACGATCATAATGTTGTGCCTCTCGCAAATGAGATCGTAAAAGCAAATCCTGCCGGAGCGTGGAAAATTGTGAAGACGCATTTTGAGGGAGCACTTCCAAAATGGCGTAACGATTTATTCGGTTGGCTTAAGGGAGGCCTATCAGGATTTAATGAGGAAGGCACAAAAGGCGCAATAGCCGATCTGCCGATATCGGAAATTATTGAATGGATAGAAGAAGACCCTTCATCCAGGGCTTCGCTGATTGCTCACGCAGCCCCCGGAACACTAGATGAGGACAAAGGGGGGCGACTGACGAGAGAATTGTTATACAGGTATGTCGAGTGCGACGGTGTGCAAAGTGGAATCAGTGCATCATTTCACTCAGGAGGATGGACCGGCCCAACAAGTGACTATCTGAAGCGAAAACGCGACAAACTCCGCACTTGGCTCGCGGCTGGTTTCGAGTTTGAGGTAACACAATGGATCGAGAACGAAGTAGAATATTTAGATCGAAGGATTGAACACGAGGAAACAAATGAAGAGCGTTCGCGGTTTGATTGA
- a CDS encoding metallophosphoesterase, whose amino-acid sequence MAIIATDIHGDPAVAKAFLAFRPEELHICLGDLVDGRERPSSFEKEAECLDLLLQSDSILLWGNHDLAYLPERPWKCYGNFGESAFLKQFDTARDRLRAAYSVDGWLCTHAGVSPKVARVLAKEVETTDLEAVVAWLNAEFIRELRTGLPQQDSDELRFGYGPLFKIPVCRGGTDEYGGIFWFDAFGEQTQPSPAVGLQIFGHTPVPYPERGTSMDFAGGPAASWINLNTFEGYWVYDTQKDQLVELIL is encoded by the coding sequence ATGGCTATAATCGCAACTGACATACATGGTGACCCCGCTGTCGCCAAAGCCTTCCTGGCCTTTCGGCCAGAGGAACTCCATATATGCCTTGGAGACCTTGTCGATGGCCGAGAAAGGCCTTCATCTTTCGAAAAAGAAGCAGAATGCCTCGACCTGCTTCTCCAATCTGACTCTATTCTCTTGTGGGGCAACCACGACCTTGCTTACCTTCCGGAACGTCCCTGGAAATGTTATGGAAATTTTGGGGAAAGTGCATTCCTGAAGCAGTTCGACACGGCCCGGGACCGACTCCGCGCCGCCTATTCCGTTGATGGCTGGCTTTGCACGCATGCAGGAGTCTCACCAAAGGTAGCGCGAGTTCTCGCAAAAGAAGTAGAGACCACTGACTTGGAAGCCGTTGTGGCTTGGCTAAATGCCGAGTTCATAAGAGAACTCCGGACCGGACTCCCTCAGCAAGATTCGGATGAGTTGCGATTTGGGTATGGACCGTTGTTCAAAATTCCAGTTTGTCGAGGCGGCACGGATGAATATGGTGGAATTTTCTGGTTTGATGCGTTTGGTGAACAGACCCAACCGAGTCCTGCAGTTGGTCTACAAATTTTTGGACATACTCCAGTACCCTATCCAGAGAGAGGAACTAGCATGGACTTTGCCGGTGGTCCCGCAGCTTCTTGGATTAACCTTAACACTTTCGAAGGTTATTGGGTCTATGATACCCAAAAGGATCAACTAGTTGAACTTATATTGTGA
- a CDS encoding cation diffusion facilitator family transporter produces the protein MHAHADTHLDQSITGRFKYAIILTAVTLVAELAGGLWTNSLALLSDAAHVFLDLFALLLSLGAIKLASYPVSDTRTFGWHRMEVFASFINGSTVFLIAGIICYEAVIRFVHPEEVKSLEMLIIAFIGLVMNLVSAGALHSHSHDDLNVHSAFLHVIGDAAASVGVIIGGIIMYFTNWYLLDALISVGIGFIIFWGSWRVMREAVHILLEGVPRGIEVEKVSATILEIEGVEEVHHVNIWTICSHILALSGHVVVPPTFKGDHGGILRRIEERLFERYHISHTTLQLETSRCTDIEGAKQFRHRPRAASLAHAHAHPHHHPHGSCQGHHHHDHTH, from the coding sequence ATGCATGCCCACGCCGACACCCATCTGGACCAGAGCATAACGGGACGCTTCAAGTACGCCATAATACTAACCGCTGTCACGCTCGTCGCCGAACTGGCGGGGGGGCTTTGGACCAACTCCCTTGCGCTTCTCTCTGATGCGGCGCACGTCTTCCTCGACCTCTTCGCGCTGCTGCTTTCCCTGGGCGCCATCAAGCTTGCCTCCTACCCGGTCAGCGACACCCGCACCTTCGGCTGGCACCGGATGGAGGTCTTCGCCTCCTTCATAAACGGCAGCACCGTCTTTCTCATCGCCGGGATCATCTGCTACGAGGCGGTTATCCGCTTCGTCCATCCCGAAGAGGTGAAGAGCCTGGAGATGCTGATCATCGCCTTCATCGGCCTGGTGATGAACCTGGTCTCGGCGGGGGCGCTCCACTCGCACTCTCACGACGACCTGAACGTGCACAGCGCGTTTCTGCACGTGATCGGCGACGCAGCCGCCTCGGTAGGAGTGATCATCGGCGGGATCATCATGTACTTCACCAACTGGTATCTTCTCGATGCGCTCATCTCCGTCGGCATCGGCTTCATCATCTTCTGGGGTTCCTGGCGCGTGATGCGCGAGGCAGTGCACATCCTTTTAGAAGGGGTTCCCCGCGGCATCGAGGTGGAGAAGGTGTCGGCCACCATCCTGGAGATAGAAGGTGTGGAAGAAGTGCATCACGTCAACATCTGGACCATCTGCTCGCACATCCTGGCGCTGTCCGGGCACGTCGTGGTTCCACCGACTTTCAAAGGCGACCATGGCGGCATCCTCAGGAGGATCGAGGAACGGCTTTTCGAGCGCTACCACATCTCCCACACCACGCTCCAGCTGGAAACCAGCCGCTGCACCGACATAGAAGGGGCAAAGCAGTTCCGCCACCGCCCACGCGCGGCGTCCCTGGCACACGCACATGCCCATCCGCACCACCACCCCCACGGCAGCTGCCAGGGGCATCACCACCACGACCACACACATTGA
- the trxB gene encoding thioredoxin-disulfide reductase codes for MEVTHHRLIILGSGPAGYTAAVYAARANLNPVLITGLQPGGQLMTTTEVDNWPGDPEGVMGPDLMERMRLHAERFGTQFIYDHISKAQVTKPPFVLEGDNGSYSCDALIIATGASAKYLGLPSEHAFKGKGVSACATCDGFFYRGKPVVVIGGGSTAVEEALYLSNIASHVTVVHRRDKFRAEKILADKLIEKTKNGNVTIEWNHHLEEVLGDESGVTGVRLRHTSGSDKVISAHGCFIAIGHQPNTHIFDGQLEMDEGYIRTNCGYEGNSTSTNIPGVFAAGDVQDRNYKQAITSAGTGCMAALDADRYLEMLKS; via the coding sequence ATGGAAGTGACTCACCACCGTCTCATTATTCTAGGCTCGGGCCCTGCCGGATACACCGCTGCGGTCTATGCTGCGCGTGCCAACCTGAACCCGGTACTGATCACCGGGCTGCAGCCGGGGGGGCAGCTGATGACGACGACCGAGGTGGACAACTGGCCGGGCGACCCGGAAGGGGTGATGGGCCCGGATCTCATGGAGCGCATGCGCCTGCACGCCGAGCGTTTCGGCACCCAGTTCATCTACGACCACATCAGCAAGGCCCAGGTCACCAAACCCCCGTTCGTGCTGGAAGGGGACAACGGCAGCTACAGCTGCGACGCCCTGATCATCGCCACCGGCGCGTCCGCCAAATACCTGGGGCTTCCCTCGGAGCACGCGTTTAAGGGCAAAGGCGTTTCCGCCTGCGCCACCTGCGACGGATTCTTCTATCGCGGCAAGCCGGTAGTAGTCATCGGAGGCGGCAGCACCGCGGTCGAGGAGGCGCTCTACCTCTCCAACATCGCGAGCCATGTAACGGTGGTGCATCGCAGGGACAAGTTCCGCGCCGAGAAGATCCTCGCCGACAAGCTGATCGAGAAGACCAAGAACGGCAATGTCACCATCGAGTGGAATCATCACCTGGAAGAAGTGCTGGGGGACGAGTCCGGGGTCACCGGCGTAAGGCTCAGGCACACCAGCGGCTCGGACAAGGTGATCAGCGCGCACGGCTGCTTCATAGCCATCGGGCACCAGCCCAACACCCACATCTTCGACGGACAACTGGAGATGGACGAAGGGTACATCCGCACCAACTGCGGCTATGAAGGGAACTCCACTTCCACCAACATCCCCGGCGTCTTCGCCGCCGGAGACGTGCAGGACAGAAACTACAAGCAGGCGATCACCTCCGCCGGGACCGGCTGCATGGCCGCCCTCGATGCGGACCGCTACCTGGAAATGCTCAAGTCCTAG